CGGTGATGATGGTCGGGCTGGAGGTCGAGCGCGTGCTGCAAGGCCTCGACATTCTCGCCGCGCAACCGCGCGGCAGCGAGCGTCTGTTGCGCCAGGTCGGCGATTACAGCATGCCGAACGTGTCGGACAAAGTGCTGCGCATCATCCACAGCTATACGGATTATGTGAACCGCGTGGTGTGGAAGAAGTACTGAGCGACGGGGGAACGTCTTGCGAATCCTATTTGTGTCGCAGCTTTTCGACCCCGAGAATTCGATCAAGGGGCTGGAGTTCGCGAGGCGGCTGCAAGCCCTGGGTCACGAGGTCGAGGTCGTGACCACGTTCCCGAGCTATCCCGGCGGGAAGGTCTTCGACGGCTACAAGCTGCGCTGGCGGCAGATTGAGAATCTGGACGGCGTGCGCGTCGTGCGCTTGCCCACGTTCATCAGCCATGGCCGTTCGGCGGTCAAGCGCATGCTGAGCTATGCATCGTTCGGCGCGGTGTCGGCCTTTTACGCGCTGTTCGTCGCCAGGAAGCCGGATGTGATCTACGCCTACTACCCGCCGGTGATCGTCGGATTGACGGCCGCACTGGTGCGGACCTTCCGGCGAACGCCGTTCGTCTACGACGTGCAGGATCTGTGGCCCGAAGCGCTGGTCGCGACCGGCATGCTGCGCGAGGGGCGCGTGACTCGCGTGATCGACCGTCTGTGCGGGTTGATCTACCGGAAAGCGTCGCGCACCGTCGTGCTCTCCGATGGCTACCGGCGCGCGCTGGAATCGAAGCGCGTGCCTTCGCAGAAGATCGTGCGGATCTTCAACTGGTGCGACGAAGGCCGCACGAATCCGGAGCGCGGCGCGACCGAGGGAATTTTCGACGCCAGCCGCTTCAACGTGCTCTATGCGGGCAACCTCGGCGCCGCTCAGGCGCTAACGCATGTGATCGATGCGGCGCGTATCGTCCAGGAACACGGCGACACGAAAATCCGCTTCACCTTTCTCGGCGCCGGCGTCGAGGCGGACAAGCTGAAGCGGATGACCGCGGAGTTGGGTCTGAACAACGTCGCGTTCCTGCCGCAGGTGCCGGTGGATCGCGTCAGTGGCATTCTTGCGGCGGCGGACGTGCTGCTGGTGCACCTCGCCGACGCCGAGGTCTTCGAGATCACGATCCCGTCGAAGACCCAGGCGTACATGATGGTGGGCCGTCCGATTCTGATGGCGGTCCGGGGCGAGGCAGCGCGTATCGTGAAGGACGCCGACGCGGGCCTGGTCGTCGAGCCTTGCCAGCCCGAGCAGCTTGCACAGGCCGCGTTGCGGATGTCCGGTCTGCCGCCGGAGCAGTTGGCGGACATGGGGCGGCGGGGGCGCGAGTACTACGTGGCGAAAATGAGTATGGAAAACGGTGTGAAGCAGGTCGATTCCGTGCTCAAGGATATTGTCGAGCGTGTCTAGCTCCATCGAGAGGATAGTTTGAAATGCGTCGTGCGGCAGAAGAGAAGGATTTGCGTCAAGTCGTTGACGTGCATGTGGCGGCATTCCCGGGATTCTTTCTCACTTCGCTCGGTCGTCCGTTTTTGATGGTGATGTATCGGGCCTTTCTGAGCAATCCGGCCAGCGTGTTCGTCGTCGACGAGACGGAAGGAAGCGTGCTGGGGTTCGCGGTGGGCTCGCTGCAAACCGCCGGCGGCGATCGCAGTCTTGCGATCCGGTTTCTGCCGCGCTTCGTGCTGGCGTTGATTCCCGGCGTGCTTCGTCATCCGCTGATCGTGACGAAGAAGATCGTCAGCCAGTTGTTCACGAGCCGCGGACAACCGGACGCGCCGGAGCATTCCGCCGTGCTGCGCAGCATCGGCGTGAGTCCGGACAAGCGCGGCGGCGGACTGGCCAACGAGTTGCTGCGCGAGTTCGAGACGCATGCCCGCGCGAAGGGCGCGCTGTTCGTCGCCCTGACTACCGACAAGGCGGATAACGAACGCGCGATCAGGTTTTATACGAAGAACGGTTACGGTGTCCACGCGGAATTCAGTCAGGACGGCTCGCGCGCGATGCTGCTGATGAAGAAAGACATTCGGGTAGCGTAAAAAATATAGGAGTGTGTGATGGTTGATCCCAAGAAAGACTTTTTGCCGTTTGCTCTTCCCGAAATCGGCGAGGAGGAAATCGCCGAGGTAGTGAACGCGCTGCGTTCCGGCTGGGTGACGACGGGTCCCAAGACGAAGCAGTTCGAAGCCGATTTCGCCGCGTACCTGGGCGGCGGCGTCGAGGCGATCGCGGTCAACTCCGCGACGGCGGGGCTGCATCTGGGGCTGGAGGCGCTGGGCGTGGGGCCTGGCGACGAAGTCATCACGACGACCCATACGTTCACGGCCACCGCCGAGATCATTCGCTATCTCGGCGCCGATCCGGTGTTCGTGGACGTCGATCCGCGCACGCTGTGCATCGACGTGGCGGGTATCGAACGCGCGATCACGCCGCGTACCAAGGCGATCATTCCCGTGCACTTCGCCGGTCGTTCGGCCGACATGCAGGCGCTGCTGGCGCTGGCGAAAAAACACGGCTTGCGGGTGATGGAAGATGCGGCGCACGCGTTGCCGACTACCTGCGGCGGCACGATGATCGGTCAACTCGACAGCGACGTGACCGTGTTCAGCTTCTACGCCAACAAGACGATCACGACCGGCGAAGGCGGCATGCTGGTCACGCGCGATCCCGAACTGGCGAAGCGCGCGAAGGTCATGCGTCTGCACGGTATCAACCGCGACGCGTTCGACCGCTTCACGGCGAAGGCGCCGAGCTGGTACTACGAGATCGTCGCGCCCGGCTTCAAGTACAACATGACGGACATCGCGTCGTCGCTGGGTCTTCACCAGCTGAAGCGCGCGAACGAGTTTCAGGCGAAGCGCGCGCGTATCGCGGCGCTGTACGACGAAGCGCTGGCCGGTCTGCCGATCGTGTTGCCGCCGCATGCGGAAGCGGGCGACATCCATTCGTGGCACCTGTACGTGACGCAACTGGCGGACGGTGCGGGCGTAAGCCGCGATCAGTTCATCGAGCGTCTGTTCGAGCAGGGTATCGGCTGCAGCGTGCACTACATTCCGTTGCATCTGCAACCGTACTGGCGCGACACCTACAAGCTGACGCCGGAGATGTTCCCGAATAGCCAGCGCATCTATGAACGCACGGTCACGCTGCCGCTCTACACGCGCATGACCGACGCGGACGTCGAACGGGTGGTCGCCGCGGTGAAGCAGGCCCTCGGCTGATGACGAAGCGTCTTTTCGATATCGTCGCGAGCGCGGTCGGTCTGCTGCTGCTGTCGCCCGTGCTGCTGGTGCTGGCGCTGCTCATCAAGCTCGAATCGCCGGGGCCCGTGTTCTTTCGTCAGGAGCGGGTGGGGCGATTCGGCAAGCCGTTTCGCATCCACAAGTTCCGTACGATGGTGACGGACGCCGAGCGCAAGGGTCTACAGATCACCGTGGGCTCGGACGCGCGCGTGACGCGCATGGGTGTGCCGCTGCGCAAGTACAAGCTGGACGAACTCGCGCAGCTGATCGACGTGTTCATCGGCAATATGAGCTTCGTGGGGCCGCGGCCGGAAGTGCCGCGCTATGTCGCGTGCTATCCGGCCGATGTGCGCGACATCGTGCTGTCGGTGCGGCCGGGCATTACCGATTGGGCGTCCATCGAGTTCAAGGACGAGAACGAAATTCTCGGCCGGGCCCAGGACCCGCATCAGGCGTACATTGACGAGGTGCTGCCGATCAAACTCGGCTACTACGTCGCGTATGTCAAGGAGCGATCGTTCCTCGGCGACTTGCGCGTCATCTTTGCGACGCTGACGAGTCTGATTCGCTAGGATCGGTGTTGGATGTCAAGCCCGACGCGGGAGGCGATACCCGCGAGAAGGCGGTATCGGGCGCCGGATTGCGTTGCGTCGTTGCAGCGCATCCGGCGTAGCGGTGCGCGGCGAATCCGCGGTGCGCCTTAAACATAATAATTTTCCCCGGCCAGGCCCATCGAGCGATGCCCCGGTCGAAGACATACCCACGCAATGCATCACGGGCATGGAAAGAATCATGAGTATTAAATTCACGCAGCCGCTGTTGAAGATGAAACGGCCTGCGAAGCGCGTGGTTGTGGTGACGCTCGATCTGAGTCTCTCGGTGATCGCCGTGTGGCTGGCTTTTTATCTGCGTCTCGATCAGGCGGGTTGGCCGCAGCAACAGCAGAAGTACGTCTACGTGCTCGCGCCGCTGCTCGCGTTCCCGCTGTTCGTGCGCTTTGGCCTGTATCGGGCGATCTTCCGTTACACGGGCGTTGCGGCCGTGGCCACCATCACCAAGGCCGTTGCCGTCTACTGCGTGTTGCTGTTCGTGGCGCTGCTGCTGTTGAAGTGGGATGGCGTGCCGCGCAGCGTCGGTCTGATCCAGCCGATGCTGTTCCTGCTGCTGGTGGGCGCGAGCCGTGCGCTGGCCAAGTTCACGCTGGCGGGGCGCGCGGCCAGGTCGCGTCCCGAGAAAGGCCGCCTGCTGATCTATGGCGCCGGCGATGCGGGCGTGCAAACCGCGTCGGCGCTGGGGGCGGCGCAGCAGTTCGTGCTGCTGGGCTTCATCGACGAAGACAAGGCGAAGGTCGGGCGTACGGTGAACGGTATCGACATCATGAGCCCGGACGACGTGGCCGATGCCGTCGAACGCATGGACGTGACCGACATCCTGCTGGCGATGCCGTCGCTGGAGCGCGGCCGCCGCAATGCGATCATCGCCCGTCTGCGCGAACTGCCGGTTCACGTGCGAACCTTGCCGAGCATGGCCGATCTCGCGTCGGGCTGGGTGACGGTGCGCGATCTTCAGGAACTCGATGTCGAGGATCTGCTGGGCCGTGCGCCCGTGCAGCCCGACGAGACGCTGGTGGCGCGCAATCTGTCGGGCAAGACCGTGCTCGTGACGGGCGCGGGCGGCAGTATCGGCAGCGAGCTGTGCCGGCAGATCCTGATGGAAAAGCCGCAGCGGCTCGTGCTCGTGGAACACAACGAGTTTGGCCTGTACACGATCCATCGCGAGCTGGAAGCGTTGAATGCCGAGCATCGGCTGAATGTCGGGATCGTGCCGCTGCTCGCGAGCGTGGCCAACCTGGGCCGCTTGCGGGAAATCTGTCAGCTCTACCGGCCGGCGACGATTTATCATGCGGCCGCTTATAAGCATGTGCCGCTGGTCGAGAGCAATCCGTCCGAAGGCATCCTGAATAATGTTTTCGGCACATTCAACATGGCGCGTGCCGCCGTGGAGAGTCAGGTCGAATACTTCGTGCTGGTGTCGACCGACAAGGCCGTGCGCCCCACCAACGTGATGGGCGCCTCGAAGCGCACCGCCGAACTGGTGCTGCAGGCGCTGGCCGCGAGCCAGCAGGTCGATTTCGGCGCGCTCGACGGGCAGCCGGCCGAGCCCGTGCGCAACAACACGGTGTTCGCGATGGTGCGATTCGGCAACGTACTCGGCAGCAGCGGTAGCGTAGTGCCGCTGTTCCGCCGCCAGTTGGCCGCCGGGGGGCCGTTGACGCTCACGCACAAGGACGTCACACGTTACTTCATGACCATTCCGGAGGCGGCGCAACTCGTCCTGCAAGCCGGCGCGATGGCGCGCGGCGGCGAGGTGTTCGTTCTGGACATGGGGCAGTCGGTCCGGATCATGGATCTGGCGAAACGGATGATCCAGTTGTCAGGGCTGTCGATTCGCGACCATCACCATCCGGACGGCGACATCGAAATCAGGATCACGGGGTTACGACCCGGCGAGAAGCTCTACGAGGAGCTGCTGATCGGCGACAACCCGGAGCCCACCGCGCATGCGCGGATCATGAAAGCGCATGAGGACTTTGTCGGGTGGTCGGATCTCGTGCCTGTCTTGCTGCGTATGCGAACGGCGGCGGAGCGCAACGATCAGGTGGCGATCAAGGAACTGCTCTGTCAACAGGTGCATGGCTATGCACCGCAGACCACCGGGTAACGTTGCCACGTGGCAGAAGGGGATCCGGCCGGCGCTGGATGGCCGGATCCGCCTTGTTGCATTGCATTGCGTCTTGCCGGTTCGATTCAGCCGGACCGCCCGTGCGGCGGCCCGGGTGCTGGCGTACTTCATACCGGCTTCGCGTCCGGCTCCCGCCCGCCGCTAGCCGGCTTTTAGCCAGCCTTTATCGGTCTTGAATCAGTTGCTAGCCGCGCCGGAACATGTCGCGCGCGGCGAACGCCACCCCGGCCAACAATCCAAGCACCGCACCCGCGGCGATCATCAGCAGCATGCCTGGCGTGCTGGGCCGCTTCGGCACATACGGCGGTTCGACCACCCGCGTGGGATACGTGAGCATGGGGCTGGTGGCCTGCTGCAGCAGCGCGGTCTGCTTGCGCAGATCGAGAATCTGCGTGTTGATCAGCGTCGCCATGTTGGTGACGAGCACGTCGCGCGAATTGTTGTTCGCCGCATCGCCACGCGCCGCCGACGAACGGATCGTGTCATACGTACGACTATAGTTTCCTTCGGCATCGGTCAGCGCGCTCGACTCGCGCGCGAGCTCGCTCTTCATGTTCGCCGCGGCGGGATCGAACGTTCGCCGGTGAATCGCCGATATCGCGTTGAACGCCGCCATCAGCGCGGCCGAAGCCTGCGCCTGCGAGTAAGCGGACACTTGCAGATTGATCAGGTCGGGACTTCGCGCGGCCGAAATCAGCATCGAGTTGAACACCAGGCTGGCGCTACGGTCGCCGCTGTCGGGTGCCGGCAAGCCCAGATTGTTCAGGATACCCATGCGAAAACCGGGTAGGTTGTAACGCGTGGTGGCGACCGACTGGCTCTCGACCTGCCGGCTCGTGATGCCGCCGTTTTCCGGTGTGGATATCTGGCCGATCTGGACCGTCATGCGGCCGACCCAGCGAGGTTGAGTGAAGTGCGAAACCACCGCACCTGCTAAAGCGCCGACGATACAAGTCAGGACGACGAGCTTTCCCGATTTCGCAATTCTGCGAACAACGAAAGCACTCGAGCGGGTCGACACGTTAGAAGTTTGATGCATATAGGCGGGGACGTCGCGAGACGTTTTTAATGGACATGTCGCGTTGGATTGTAACGCGATTCACACGTCTGACCAGCCTGTCCTGGCTGTGCTGGTTTTACCGGTTGCTTGCCGAAAAACCCTTGAAATTCGGTCGATTTGACGCGGTGACGCGATACGGATCGCGCGGTTTGACAATTGCCGGCGCGCGTTCCTCACGCAATGCTTACGGTCCGGACCACTCGACTGGCATGCCGCGATATGGGCGGGCATAATGCCTGTCTAAGGGTGTCGCCGTGCGGTGCGCAATGCATGCGCCGAACGTTGCGGGCCATGCTCGCGGGCACCGCTTTCAATCCACCGGTTCCTGACAAAAGAGGTGTGACGCCGATGTTTCGACACAAAACCTCATGGCAGTCGTTCGCCGTTTTTCTGTTTGATCTGTGCGCGGTCGTGGCCACCTGGGTCGCGGCTTATCTGGTCCGCTTCAATGTAGCAATCCCTGGCAATTACATGCATGGGGCGTTGGTCTCGCTGATCTGGGTGCTGCCGTCCTATGGTCTGCTGTTTCGCGTGTTCGGGCTGTATCGCGGCATGTGGGTATTCGCGAGCCTGCCTGACTTGATGCGTATCGCGAAGGCGGTCGCCGCCGGCGCGCTCGTCACCACCGTCGCTTCGGTGATGGTGCAGCCCACGCCCTCGGTGCCGCGCTCGGTGCTGATCGTCGCGCCGCTGCTGCTGTTCCTGGCAATGGGGGGCGCCCGCGCGCTCTACCGCGCGGCCAAGGAGTTTTACATTTACGGCGCGCTCATCACGCAGGGCAAGCCCGTGATCGTGCTGGGCGCCGGTAGCGCGGGCGCGAGCCTCGCCCGCGAACTGTCGCGTTCGCCCGAATGGCGGCTCGTCGGTCTGCTCGATGACGACGTCGCGAAACACGGCCGTGAAATCTATGGTTACAAAGTTCTCGGTCCGATCAGCGATTTGCCGCGTTGGGCGGAAAAGCTGAACGTGGAACACGCGATCATCGCGGTGCCGTCGGCTTCGGTCGAAACGCGTCGCCGTATCGCGACGATCTGCGTGCGCGCGGGCGCCCGTGCGATGGCACTGCCCGCGCTGGCCGCGTTGACGCAAGGGCAGGCGTTTCTTTCTCTGGTCCGCAAGGTCGATGTCGAGGATCTGCTTGGCCGCGAAGCCGTGAAGATCGACATGCCGCACGTGGAAGCGCTGCTGCATGGCCGCGTCGTGATGGTGACGGGCGCCGGCGGCTCGATCGGCTCCGAGCTGTGCCGGCAGATTCAGCGCTTCGCCCCCGCGCAACTGGTCGC
The sequence above is a segment of the Paraburkholderia sp. D15 genome. Coding sequences within it:
- a CDS encoding sugar transferase, whose product is MTKRLFDIVASAVGLLLLSPVLLVLALLIKLESPGPVFFRQERVGRFGKPFRIHKFRTMVTDAERKGLQITVGSDARVTRMGVPLRKYKLDELAQLIDVFIGNMSFVGPRPEVPRYVACYPADVRDIVLSVRPGITDWASIEFKDENEILGRAQDPHQAYIDEVLPIKLGYYVAYVKERSFLGDLRVIFATLTSLIR
- a CDS encoding glycosyltransferase family 4 protein, which produces MRILFVSQLFDPENSIKGLEFARRLQALGHEVEVVTTFPSYPGGKVFDGYKLRWRQIENLDGVRVVRLPTFISHGRSAVKRMLSYASFGAVSAFYALFVARKPDVIYAYYPPVIVGLTAALVRTFRRTPFVYDVQDLWPEALVATGMLREGRVTRVIDRLCGLIYRKASRTVVLSDGYRRALESKRVPSQKIVRIFNWCDEGRTNPERGATEGIFDASRFNVLYAGNLGAAQALTHVIDAARIVQEHGDTKIRFTFLGAGVEADKLKRMTAELGLNNVAFLPQVPVDRVSGILAAADVLLVHLADAEVFEITIPSKTQAYMMVGRPILMAVRGEAARIVKDADAGLVVEPCQPEQLAQAALRMSGLPPEQLADMGRRGREYYVAKMSMENGVKQVDSVLKDIVERV
- a CDS encoding DegT/DnrJ/EryC1/StrS family aminotransferase — its product is MVDPKKDFLPFALPEIGEEEIAEVVNALRSGWVTTGPKTKQFEADFAAYLGGGVEAIAVNSATAGLHLGLEALGVGPGDEVITTTHTFTATAEIIRYLGADPVFVDVDPRTLCIDVAGIERAITPRTKAIIPVHFAGRSADMQALLALAKKHGLRVMEDAAHALPTTCGGTMIGQLDSDVTVFSFYANKTITTGEGGMLVTRDPELAKRAKVMRLHGINRDAFDRFTAKAPSWYYEIVAPGFKYNMTDIASSLGLHQLKRANEFQAKRARIAALYDEALAGLPIVLPPHAEAGDIHSWHLYVTQLADGAGVSRDQFIERLFEQGIGCSVHYIPLHLQPYWRDTYKLTPEMFPNSQRIYERTVTLPLYTRMTDADVERVVAAVKQALG
- a CDS encoding GNAT family N-acetyltransferase is translated as MRQVVDVHVAAFPGFFLTSLGRPFLMVMYRAFLSNPASVFVVDETEGSVLGFAVGSLQTAGGDRSLAIRFLPRFVLALIPGVLRHPLIVTKKIVSQLFTSRGQPDAPEHSAVLRSIGVSPDKRGGGLANELLREFETHARAKGALFVALTTDKADNERAIRFYTKNGYGVHAEFSQDGSRAMLLMKKDIRVA
- a CDS encoding nucleoside-diphosphate sugar epimerase/dehydratase, yielding MSIKFTQPLLKMKRPAKRVVVVTLDLSLSVIAVWLAFYLRLDQAGWPQQQQKYVYVLAPLLAFPLFVRFGLYRAIFRYTGVAAVATITKAVAVYCVLLFVALLLLKWDGVPRSVGLIQPMLFLLLVGASRALAKFTLAGRAARSRPEKGRLLIYGAGDAGVQTASALGAAQQFVLLGFIDEDKAKVGRTVNGIDIMSPDDVADAVERMDVTDILLAMPSLERGRRNAIIARLRELPVHVRTLPSMADLASGWVTVRDLQELDVEDLLGRAPVQPDETLVARNLSGKTVLVTGAGGSIGSELCRQILMEKPQRLVLVEHNEFGLYTIHRELEALNAEHRLNVGIVPLLASVANLGRLREICQLYRPATIYHAAAYKHVPLVESNPSEGILNNVFGTFNMARAAVESQVEYFVLVSTDKAVRPTNVMGASKRTAELVLQALAASQQVDFGALDGQPAEPVRNNTVFAMVRFGNVLGSSGSVVPLFRRQLAAGGPLTLTHKDVTRYFMTIPEAAQLVLQAGAMARGGEVFVLDMGQSVRIMDLAKRMIQLSGLSIRDHHHPDGDIEIRITGLRPGEKLYEELLIGDNPEPTAHARIMKAHEDFVGWSDLVPVLLRMRTAAERNDQVAIKELLCQQVHGYAPQTTG